The Betta splendens chromosome 7, fBetSpl5.4, whole genome shotgun sequence genome includes a window with the following:
- the LOC114858328 gene encoding LOW QUALITY PROTEIN: aerolysin-like protein (The sequence of the model RefSeq protein was modified relative to this genomic sequence to represent the inferred CDS: inserted 1 base in 1 codon) — protein MSYLTPLHIIGGQGGNYFNFTGESTGATLKKIWVWVGGWQVKAIKIWLTDGQCQQFGNSDGKFYEFQFEDGEQISXLSLWGNGAGTRLGAIKFKTTRSREFFPYMTDWGLKTEYPIDVGSGICLGVAGRAGADIDCLGFVFINTVKSTVLTNVNYPTLHQVIPHIATEEIKSLTYTNKSEVTQSYTVETSKTITKKSSWSVSNKLEATLSIEVSAGIPEIAEVSTGFSFTVGVESSYGLENTEEKKETFTFPVQVPPKKTVVVDVTIGRATVDLPYTGTVEITCYNESVLRFNTKGTYKGVTYTDAKTTVTEK, from the exons ATGTCATACCTGacaccactgcacatcattggAGGCCAAGGAGGCAATTACTTTAACTTCACTGGTGAAAGCACTGGAGCCACGCTGAAAAAGATATGGGTGTGGGTTGGAGGGTGGCAGGTGAAGGCCATCAAGATCTGGCTGACTGATGGTCAGTGTCAGCAGTTTGGAAATTCTGATGGAAAATTCTATGAATTTCAGTTTGAGGATGGAGAACAAATTT TCCTCTCACTGTGGGGCAATGGCGCTGGAACCCGTCTAGGTGCCATCAAATTCAAGACCACTCGCTCACGAGAATTCTTTCCATACATGACCGACTGGGGCCTGAAAACAGAATACCCCATAGATGTGGGCTCTGGGATCTGTTTAGGAGTTGCAGGGAGGGCAGGTGCTGACATTGACTGTTTAGGGTTCGTGTTCATTAACACTGTCAAATCTACTGTGCTGACCAACGTTAACTATCCCACCCTTCATCAAGTCATCCCACACATTGCTACAGAAGAAATCAAATCTCTCACTTACACCAACAAGTCTGAAGTCACTCAGTCGTACACAGTTGAAACGTCTAAAACCATAACAAAAAAATCCTCCTGGTCTGTGTCTAACAAACTGGAAGCCACCCTAAGTATAGAGGTGTCAGCAGGAATTCCAGAGATTGCTGAGGTTTCTACCGGGTTTAGCTTCACAGTGGGAGTAGAAAGTAGCTATGGCTTAGAGAATacagaagaaaagaaggagacCTTCACGTTTCCAGTTCAAGTCCCTCCAAAGAAAACAGTGGTTGTTGACGTCACCATTGGCAGAGCCACAGTGGATCTCCCCTACACTGGCacagtggagatcacctgctaCAATGAAAGCGTTCTCAGGTTTAACACCAAAGGAACCTACAAGGGCGTCACTTACACCGACGCTAAAACAACTGTGACTGAAAAATGA